From a region of the Anaerobranca gottschalkii DSM 13577 genome:
- the surE gene encoding 5'/3'-nucleotidase SurE has product MNVMITNDDGIYAKGIDALVKEFSKKGHKVFVVAPERERSAVSQAITLHKPLRIQGVDKWKDIEAYAVNGTPTDCSKLGLTELIKEPVDVVVSGINKGPNLGTDVLYSGTVSAAIEATIIGVPAIAISLVGHNNELDYTFAAQVAEKLAVELLKQGVPKDTLLNVNVPHLPKNEIKGVAITSLGQRRYDKLFHRREDPRGNVYYWMVGEVQDYIEDQNTDVAKIKENYITISPIHFDFTKYNLINMLENWQLDEKLF; this is encoded by the coding sequence ATGAATGTAATGATAACCAATGATGATGGCATTTATGCCAAAGGCATAGATGCTTTAGTAAAAGAGTTTTCAAAAAAAGGACACAAAGTCTTTGTAGTTGCACCTGAAAGGGAGCGAAGTGCCGTTAGTCAAGCAATAACTCTACATAAACCTTTAAGAATACAAGGGGTAGATAAATGGAAAGATATTGAAGCCTATGCGGTAAATGGTACTCCAACCGATTGCAGTAAATTAGGATTAACAGAATTAATAAAGGAACCAGTGGATGTAGTGGTTTCAGGAATCAATAAAGGCCCTAACTTAGGAACCGATGTTTTGTATTCTGGAACTGTTTCAGCAGCAATTGAGGCAACTATTATTGGGGTACCTGCTATTGCCATATCTTTAGTTGGACATAATAATGAACTTGACTATACCTTTGCTGCACAAGTTGCAGAAAAATTGGCTGTGGAACTATTAAAACAGGGAGTACCTAAAGATACTTTATTAAATGTCAATGTCCCCCATTTACCAAAAAATGAAATTAAAGGTGTTGCCATAACTTCTTTAGGACAAAGGAGATATGATAAACTCTTCCATAGAAGGGAAGATCCTAGAGGAAACGTGTATTATTGGATGGTAGGAGAGGTACAGGATTATATAGAAGATCAAAATACCGATGTGGCAAAAATTAAAGAAAATTATATCACTATATCCCCTATCCATTTTGATTTTACAAAATATAACTTAATAAATATGTTGGAAAATTGGCAGTTAGATGAAAAATTGTTTTAA
- the deoC gene encoding deoxyribose-phosphate aldolase, with product MEKHFDKNLASMIDHTLLKAQAAKEEIIKLCQEAREYGFATVCVNPCYIELAKKELTGSNVGITTVIGFPLGASTTEVKRFETKDALDKGATEIDMVLNVGMMKSGDYDYVLNDIKAVVEEAKGRGIVKVILETCYLTEEEIEKACQLSMEAGADFVKTSTGFGTNGATVEHIQLMRKTVGEDKGVKASGGIRNKEVAEAMVRAGANRIGASSSIAIVEGKEASQGTY from the coding sequence ATGGAAAAACACTTTGATAAAAATTTGGCTTCAATGATTGATCATACTTTACTAAAAGCACAAGCAGCAAAGGAAGAAATTATTAAATTATGTCAAGAAGCAAGGGAGTATGGTTTTGCTACTGTATGTGTAAATCCCTGCTACATAGAATTGGCTAAAAAAGAATTAACAGGAAGTAATGTGGGAATTACTACAGTAATTGGTTTCCCCCTTGGAGCTTCTACTACTGAAGTTAAGAGATTTGAAACAAAAGATGCATTAGATAAAGGGGCAACTGAAATCGACATGGTTTTGAATGTGGGAATGATGAAATCTGGGGATTATGATTATGTTTTAAATGACATTAAAGCTGTGGTAGAAGAGGCAAAAGGAAGGGGTATAGTAAAGGTAATCTTAGAAACCTGTTATCTCACTGAAGAAGAAATTGAAAAAGCTTGTCAGTTATCTATGGAAGCTGGGGCAGATTTCGTAAAAACATCTACTGGTTTTGGTACAAATGGTGCAACTGTAGAACACATTCAATTGATGAGAAAAACTGTTGGAGAAGATAAAGGAGTAAAGGCATCTGGAGGAATAAGAAACAAAGAAGTGGCTGAAGCAATGGTTAGAGCAGGTGCTAACCGTATCGGTGCCAGCAGTAGTATAGCTATTGTAGAAGGTAAGGAAGCTTCCCAAGGTACATATTAA
- a CDS encoding N-acetylmuramoyl-L-alanine amidase family protein yields MRNRNLFTRKRPTNKKKLLTLFFLLISFSIFIFLLSFLNSQEESTSSLKRKLKIPTDSKNVVQEIPKTGLPQENYFLGVTGFQEGTNNFIRFNFTNLEKSEVKVVDSKENIKITVTNVQNAAEFSNGSHLLSHVTIDVKGQTITFLLDKRPLEGRGQRYLIQQAPQYIQFKLLSPGLEGKRIVIDPGHGGIDPGAVGSTGITEKEVVLPIALKLKGLLEEKGAEVILTRYSDERPFPGTYHNDLIKRVEFAANFNADMFISLHNNANDIKSVRGIETLYNANTFNGLQSRELAILVQQHLVSAFGARDRGVVNRNSIQLRGKNFISVLPEILFITNPEDEKIILRADFAEKAAQTLFNAIKEYYSN; encoded by the coding sequence ATGAGAAACAGAAATTTATTCACTAGAAAAAGACCAACAAATAAGAAGAAGTTATTAACACTATTTTTCCTTTTAATATCTTTTAGTATATTTATTTTTCTACTATCTTTTTTAAACTCTCAAGAAGAATCTACTTCTTCTTTAAAGCGAAAATTAAAAATTCCTACTGACAGTAAAAATGTAGTACAGGAAATTCCTAAAACCGGGCTACCTCAGGAAAATTATTTTCTAGGAGTAACTGGTTTTCAAGAGGGAACAAATAACTTTATTAGATTTAACTTTACTAACCTAGAAAAAAGTGAAGTAAAGGTAGTAGACTCTAAGGAAAATATTAAAATTACAGTTACTAATGTACAAAACGCCGCAGAATTTTCTAATGGCTCCCATTTATTAAGCCATGTGACAATAGATGTCAAAGGGCAAACTATAACCTTCCTTTTAGATAAAAGACCTTTAGAGGGAAGGGGACAAAGGTATTTAATACAACAAGCCCCCCAATACATCCAATTTAAGCTTTTATCACCAGGCTTAGAAGGAAAAAGGATTGTCATAGACCCCGGACACGGCGGTATTGATCCAGGAGCCGTTGGTTCAACGGGGATAACAGAAAAAGAGGTGGTATTACCTATTGCACTTAAGCTTAAAGGGTTACTTGAAGAAAAAGGAGCAGAAGTGATTTTAACAAGATATTCCGATGAACGTCCTTTTCCAGGTACTTATCACAATGATTTAATAAAAAGGGTTGAATTTGCTGCCAACTTTAATGCAGATATGTTCATTTCCCTTCACAATAATGCCAATGATATAAAAAGTGTAAGGGGTATTGAAACACTGTACAATGCCAATACCTTTAATGGTTTACAGTCCAGAGAATTAGCTATCTTAGTACAACAACATTTAGTATCAGCATTTGGTGCTAGGGATCGGGGAGTGGTAAATCGCAATAGTATTCAACTTAGGGGAAAAAATTTCATATCTGTCCTTCCTGAAATCTTGTTTATTACTAATCCTGAAGATGAAAAAATAATTTTAAGGGCAGATTTTGCAGAAAAAGCGGCCCAAACTTTGTTTAATGCCATTAAAGAGTATTATTCAAACTAG
- a CDS encoding DnaD domain protein — translation MFITRGNYNGDTIVKYQLLELYQPLLGYEAIALWIYLKHCINNNLNMSFKEIYQKLQMSETTGTIAFKLLLKYQLIKQEKDKLVLLEPMSSNQFIKFVKDNENIDIETKKRFFTLVESYLEPKEEVLLGNEETPFIENSDEITVIQREDELVARFIKECKFHPTKQLRQLFDDWFYHIKDFRLLEELLIRTKNKIETDGIKGCPSKYADKIVKEWLLMGIKTYEDLNKKDQAFKQNWEVYRMVEKELNKGYDTLTPEEKNMINLWLKGDKSLEALSPTLIQETIKLIIRHGFYKGKGSPTVAFVNKIINKLQRAKVKSLQEVEQYLLPKSNNKEPLEKKNFTHEHSKSDLEEAIRKKTLLSYGLNGEGNN, via the coding sequence ATGTTTATAACTAGGGGCAATTATAATGGGGATACAATAGTCAAATATCAACTATTAGAATTATATCAACCTTTATTGGGCTATGAGGCTATAGCCCTTTGGATATATTTAAAACATTGTATTAACAATAATTTAAACATGTCCTTTAAGGAAATTTATCAAAAATTACAAATGTCTGAGACAACTGGGACCATAGCCTTTAAGCTACTACTTAAATATCAGTTAATAAAACAAGAAAAGGATAAACTGGTTTTGTTAGAGCCCATGTCTTCAAACCAGTTTATTAAGTTTGTAAAAGATAATGAAAATATTGATATCGAAACGAAAAAAAGATTTTTTACTTTAGTAGAAAGTTATCTTGAACCGAAAGAAGAAGTTCTATTAGGTAATGAAGAAACTCCTTTTATCGAAAATAGTGATGAAATTACAGTAATTCAGCGTGAAGATGAGTTAGTAGCTCGCTTTATTAAAGAATGTAAATTTCATCCCACTAAACAATTGAGACAACTATTTGATGATTGGTTTTATCATATAAAAGATTTTAGGCTTTTAGAGGAATTATTAATTAGAACGAAAAATAAAATTGAAACTGATGGAATCAAGGGTTGTCCTAGTAAATATGCCGATAAAATTGTTAAAGAATGGCTATTGATGGGAATTAAAACTTATGAAGATTTAAATAAAAAAGATCAAGCATTTAAACAAAATTGGGAAGTTTATCGTATGGTAGAAAAGGAGTTAAATAAAGGGTATGATACTTTAACTCCTGAAGAAAAGAATATGATAAATCTTTGGTTAAAAGGTGATAAATCCTTAGAAGCCTTAAGTCCTACATTGATCCAAGAAACGATAAAACTGATAATAAGACATGGATTTTATAAGGGTAAAGGTTCTCCCACTGTTGCCTTTGTTAATAAAATAATCAATAAATTACAAAGGGCTAAGGTCAAATCATTACAGGAAGTGGAACAGTATCTTTTACCAAAAAGTAATAATAAAGAACCCTTAGAAAAGAAAAATTTCACCCACGAACACAGCAAATCTGACTTAGAAGAAGCTATTAGAAAAAAAACACTATTATCTTATGGCCTCAATGGGGAGGGAAATAATTGA
- a CDS encoding ATP-binding protein: MEELYNKMLDSDNFLIRQKIVASHQKNIEKLYQQFPDLKKLDTDIANLQKEYAIELAKKIKGEQSKDLKTLQERLDILVSQKNQFLKNNNIPVNYKEPQWKCGKCQDRGKIYTSLGVKPCDCQVDDSLVFKKRRAGLTPKIQNSTFENTNFLKYLPNDRKNAETVYKVIQNYLNKLVTYIKKGQAFQEGIFIHGQTGSGKTHLLGCIANFLIEQQIDVLYVVYADLLDKIRETYNEEATETESAILRRVTSVSVLLIDDLGMEKNSEFAQKYLAQIIDHRYRNMLPTIITSNFTLTELKERSKNDMYGERVIWRLVEISHLFQLTGNLRNTL, translated from the coding sequence ATGGAAGAATTGTATAATAAAATGTTAGATAGTGATAATTTTTTAATCAGACAAAAAATTGTAGCAAGCCATCAGAAAAATATTGAAAAACTTTATCAACAATTTCCTGACCTGAAAAAATTAGATACAGATATTGCTAATCTTCAAAAAGAGTATGCCATAGAATTAGCAAAAAAAATTAAGGGAGAACAATCCAAAGACCTTAAAACTCTACAGGAAAGATTAGATATCTTAGTTAGTCAAAAAAATCAATTCTTAAAAAACAATAATATTCCAGTTAACTATAAAGAACCCCAGTGGAAGTGCGGAAAGTGTCAAGATAGGGGAAAAATCTATACTTCTTTAGGAGTAAAGCCATGTGATTGTCAAGTTGATGATTCTTTGGTTTTCAAAAAAAGAAGGGCAGGTCTTACCCCGAAAATCCAAAACTCCACCTTTGAAAACACTAATTTTTTAAAATACTTACCAAATGATAGGAAAAATGCAGAAACTGTATATAAGGTAATTCAAAACTACTTAAATAAATTAGTTACTTATATTAAAAAAGGACAAGCCTTTCAAGAAGGAATTTTTATCCATGGCCAAACGGGATCAGGTAAAACCCATCTTTTAGGTTGTATAGCAAATTTTCTTATAGAACAGCAAATTGATGTTCTTTATGTGGTATATGCTGACCTCCTAGACAAAATTAGAGAAACATACAATGAAGAAGCTACAGAAACAGAGAGTGCCATATTGCGTAGGGTTACCTCAGTTTCTGTATTACTCATTGATGATTTAGGGATGGAAAAAAATTCTGAATTTGCCCAAAAGTATTTAGCCCAAATAATTGATCATCGTTACCGCAATATGTTACCAACAATTATAACTTCAAATTTCACCTTAACTGAGTTAAAAGAAAGAAGTAAAAATGATATGTATGGTGAAAGGGTAATTTGGCGGTTAGTGGAAATCAGTCATTTATTCCAGTTAACTGGAAACTTACGGAACACACTTTAA
- a CDS encoding DnaB-like helicase C-terminal domain-containing protein, with the protein MNYEAILNEIKDKIDIVDYIGQFTELKKRGNLYQGKCVLHNDKDTPSLTVYDETQSFYCFGCKAGGGVLDFVKEYYNFDFNEALEFLAEKAGIQLSHIDLSVYRKKKARVQQNQVQLEASKEVMIKTANVGKEYLKSRGITEQTVNDFELGYDDKNNSIVIPIHDGMGKVVGFSNRFLDEGVEPKYKNSRNDEVFNKGELLYNLHRGRKHLTDTLYVVEGYFDVMSLWQSGFLSSVGIMKDVLTEQQGKIIAKLCKGKQYKAGKTIILIPDNDSTGIKSVEKNKKILLDEEPTLDIRVAIPEHPYKDVNDILKAEGEEGVQRLLEKTVYADYFILKHLLNEQKTVEKEYLVAKEYITQNVYNEMVAEDLIKYLAERWSKTVLQVREYLEITKGKTKGKMPHNTFVEKQVLGILLEHPGKIDEVADVLIPDLFYNNQNRYIYEIILNQYQKTGEVSQLHLYLELQKREAVDNIQNLFTELTSNAPPPSELHKGVGILKDLYLKRKLYKAVEQIGDLVTENEEASVDSIASQAQELIFQATDINTNQKTIYDINELLANRLEEYVKRKEGLTPRGLQTGFMSLDSLTNGFKNKHLIILAAATSTGKTAFSLNIVRNVIKRKLPVAFISLEMSAEEIMDRLIIQELMIDNQRYERGELGDKEFTEFVQNLNLLYNLPLRISDERGINVSQIRARLRRMKAQMGGLGLVVIDYLQTIAIPENAANQTTARAVGEIVLQLRNLAAELDTPIILLSQINRSYSQRQDKRPQVSDLRESGNIEEFADMIIFLYRHARTSLQAFEEAKAEGRENEVEIIVAKNRTGKTGTTTLIFDDRYLRYIDPLGESLEKSAPR; encoded by the coding sequence TTGAATTATGAAGCTATTTTAAATGAAATAAAGGATAAAATAGATATTGTAGATTACATTGGACAGTTTACAGAGCTAAAGAAAAGGGGAAACCTTTATCAAGGAAAGTGTGTTCTTCACAATGACAAAGATACCCCCTCACTAACGGTTTATGATGAAACCCAAAGTTTTTATTGTTTTGGTTGTAAAGCTGGTGGAGGAGTTTTAGACTTTGTAAAGGAATATTATAATTTTGATTTCAATGAAGCATTAGAATTCTTGGCGGAAAAAGCAGGGATTCAATTATCCCATATTGATTTATCAGTATATCGTAAAAAAAAGGCGAGGGTTCAACAAAATCAAGTACAACTAGAAGCTTCTAAAGAAGTTATGATCAAAACGGCAAATGTGGGTAAAGAGTACCTGAAAAGTAGGGGTATTACAGAACAAACGGTAAATGATTTTGAATTAGGATATGATGATAAAAACAATTCTATAGTAATTCCCATCCACGACGGTATGGGTAAAGTAGTGGGGTTTAGTAATCGGTTTTTAGATGAAGGGGTAGAACCTAAATATAAAAACTCTAGGAATGATGAAGTTTTCAACAAAGGGGAACTTTTATATAATCTCCATAGAGGTAGAAAACACCTAACCGATACCCTTTACGTAGTAGAAGGTTATTTCGATGTCATGAGTTTGTGGCAAAGTGGTTTTTTAAGTTCAGTAGGGATAATGAAGGATGTCCTTACAGAACAGCAAGGGAAAATAATTGCTAAGCTATGTAAAGGTAAACAATATAAAGCTGGAAAAACCATTATTTTAATTCCCGATAATGATTCTACTGGTATAAAAAGTGTTGAAAAAAATAAAAAAATATTATTAGATGAGGAACCTACTTTAGACATTCGGGTAGCCATACCAGAACATCCCTATAAAGATGTCAATGATATCTTAAAGGCTGAGGGAGAAGAGGGAGTTCAAAGGCTTTTAGAAAAGACCGTCTACGCCGATTACTTTATTTTAAAACATCTACTAAATGAGCAGAAAACCGTTGAAAAGGAATATTTAGTTGCTAAAGAATATATCACTCAAAATGTCTATAATGAAATGGTAGCAGAAGATTTAATTAAGTATCTGGCGGAGCGTTGGTCAAAAACAGTTTTACAGGTTAGAGAATATTTAGAAATCACAAAGGGAAAAACTAAAGGTAAAATGCCCCACAATACCTTTGTTGAGAAACAAGTGTTGGGAATACTATTGGAACACCCAGGAAAAATTGATGAAGTTGCCGATGTTTTAATTCCCGACCTCTTTTATAATAATCAAAATAGATATATCTACGAAATTATTCTCAATCAATATCAAAAAACAGGGGAAGTATCACAACTACATTTATATTTAGAACTGCAAAAAAGAGAAGCTGTAGATAATATTCAAAACTTATTTACCGAACTAACTTCAAATGCTCCACCACCTTCAGAACTCCATAAAGGAGTAGGAATTCTAAAAGATTTATACCTAAAGCGTAAGCTTTATAAAGCTGTAGAACAAATCGGAGATTTAGTTACTGAAAATGAAGAGGCATCTGTAGATAGTATTGCTTCTCAAGCTCAAGAACTAATTTTCCAAGCCACTGATATCAATACAAATCAAAAAACTATCTATGATATTAATGAACTACTTGCAAATAGGTTAGAAGAATATGTTAAGCGAAAGGAAGGATTAACTCCTAGGGGACTTCAGACAGGGTTTATGTCCCTAGATAGCTTAACAAATGGTTTTAAAAATAAACACTTAATAATTTTAGCTGCTGCTACTTCTACCGGTAAAACTGCCTTTAGTTTAAATATTGTAAGGAATGTAATTAAGAGAAAACTCCCTGTAGCTTTTATCAGTCTTGAGATGAGTGCAGAAGAAATTATGGATAGATTGATAATCCAAGAGTTAATGATCGATAACCAAAGGTATGAACGGGGAGAATTAGGTGATAAAGAATTTACAGAATTTGTTCAAAACCTTAACCTTTTATATAACTTGCCATTAAGAATCAGTGATGAAAGGGGTATAAATGTTTCCCAAATAAGGGCTAGATTAAGGAGAATGAAGGCCCAAATGGGAGGATTAGGCTTAGTTGTTATCGATTATCTTCAAACTATAGCCATCCCCGAAAATGCTGCTAACCAAACTACCGCTAGGGCAGTAGGTGAAATAGTCCTTCAGTTGAGGAATTTAGCTGCTGAACTAGATACTCCAATCATCCTGCTTTCTCAGATAAACCGTAGTTATTCCCAAAGACAAGATAAAAGACCTCAAGTTTCAGACCTTAGGGAATCTGGAAATATTGAGGAATTTGCCGATATGATAATTTTCCTATATCGCCATGCCCGAACTAGTCTTCAGGCCTTTGAAGAAGCAAAGGCTGAAGGAAGGGAAAATGAAGTAGAAATTATCGTAGCTAAAAACAGGACTGGTAAGACTGGAACTACTACTTTGATCTTTGATGACAGATATTTACGCTATATTGATCCTTTAGGAGAATCTTTAGAAAAAAGTGCTCCTAGGTAG
- the mgtE gene encoding magnesium transporter, with protein MALEKQAWEKILRYLRIRDKERTDLLDDLLPQDLAEQIYSLPNQEKIEIFGLLNNEEAAIILGEMELEQQAKIISLLSPKIAADILSEMPYDDMTDLLGELKEDLKNKILGYMQSDDAEEVRELLEYPKDSAGGIMTTEFIAFKETLTVREAIKGLRELAPSAETAYYIYVIDEDERLVGVVSLRELIIADENEILREIMRTNVVSVEAETDQEQVAQMVQKYNFLAIPVTDKDNKLLGIITVDDIMDVIEEETTEDIYHLVGTSEVEGTTLVEARPFSIARTRLPWLIICLLGGLFSGSVISVYEETLDAIVTLAFFIPVIMDMGGNVGSQSSTVFVRGVATGEIPPNKMFKYFLKEIKVGLIMGIICGITIALAASLWQGMPILGLVVGISMFCTVTLAATIGTLIPLIFTRFGIDPAVTAGPFVTTIKDVTGLMIYFYIATAFMDYLM; from the coding sequence ATGGCATTAGAAAAACAAGCATGGGAGAAAATATTACGCTATTTAAGGATAAGGGATAAAGAACGAACGGATCTACTAGACGATCTACTACCCCAAGATTTAGCAGAACAAATTTATAGTTTACCAAATCAAGAGAAAATAGAGATATTTGGTTTATTGAACAATGAAGAAGCAGCAATAATTTTAGGTGAAATGGAACTAGAACAACAAGCAAAAATAATTTCTCTGTTATCACCTAAAATTGCAGCAGATATTTTATCTGAAATGCCTTACGATGATATGACTGACCTTTTAGGTGAACTAAAAGAAGATCTGAAAAACAAAATTTTAGGCTACATGCAAAGTGATGATGCTGAAGAAGTAAGGGAACTGCTAGAATATCCAAAGGACTCTGCTGGTGGTATTATGACCACAGAGTTTATCGCCTTCAAAGAAACTTTAACTGTAAGAGAAGCTATTAAAGGATTAAGGGAACTAGCACCTTCGGCAGAAACAGCCTATTATATCTATGTCATTGACGAAGATGAAAGGTTAGTGGGGGTTGTTTCATTAAGGGAGTTAATTATCGCCGATGAAAACGAGATTTTAAGGGAAATAATGAGAACCAATGTTGTAAGTGTAGAAGCAGAAACTGACCAAGAGCAGGTTGCTCAAATGGTACAAAAATACAACTTCCTAGCAATTCCCGTTACTGATAAAGATAATAAACTACTAGGTATAATTACTGTAGATGATATCATGGACGTTATAGAAGAAGAAACAACTGAGGATATCTACCACTTAGTAGGTACTTCAGAAGTAGAAGGAACTACCTTAGTTGAAGCAAGACCTTTCTCCATTGCAAGAACCCGTTTACCTTGGTTAATTATATGTCTCTTAGGTGGATTGTTTTCAGGAAGTGTAATCTCCGTTTATGAAGAGACATTAGATGCCATCGTAACTTTGGCATTCTTTATCCCAGTTATTATGGATATGGGTGGAAATGTTGGTTCCCAATCTTCCACAGTTTTTGTGAGGGGAGTAGCCACTGGCGAAATTCCACCAAATAAGATGTTTAAGTATTTCTTAAAAGAAATTAAAGTGGGCCTTATTATGGGGATAATCTGTGGTATAACCATTGCTTTGGCTGCATCTTTATGGCAAGGTATGCCTATCTTAGGCTTAGTGGTAGGGATTTCTATGTTCTGTACAGTTACTTTGGCGGCAACTATCGGTACATTAATACCTCTAATCTTTACGAGATTCGGTATTGATCCTGCTGTTACAGCCGGTCCCTTTGTAACTACTATAAAAGATGTAACAGGGTTAATGATTTACTTCTATATCGCTACAGCTTTTATGGATTATTTAATGTAA
- the asnS gene encoding asparagine--tRNA ligase has translation MVETRIADIAKFEGQEVIIKGWLYNKRSSGKILFLQIRDGSGFIQGVMVKNEVGEEIFEKAKEITQESSIIVYGTVKREERAPSGFELILKDVELVHLAPTYPIAKKEHGVDFLMDHRHLWLRSPRQVAIMRVRNTIVNATREFFDKNGFTLIDAPILTPSACEGTTNLFETEYFDTKAYLSQSGQLYMEAAAMALGKVYCFGPTFRAEKSKTRRHLIEFWMIEPEMAYVEFEENLQIQEQFVSYIVEKVLEKNLADLKVLDRDISKLENIKAPFPRITYDDAIKLLQEKGEDIKWGDDFGAPHETIIAESFDKPVFVTHYPTEIKAFYMKPHPQRPEVVLAADLIAPEGYGEIIGGSERIADLDLLLKRIEEHNLPKEAYQWYIDLRTYGSVPHSGFGLGLERTVAWICGLDHVRETIPFPRLLNRLYP, from the coding sequence ATGGTAGAAACAAGAATAGCTGATATAGCTAAATTTGAAGGACAAGAAGTAATAATTAAAGGGTGGCTTTATAACAAAAGGTCTTCTGGAAAAATCCTATTTTTACAAATCAGGGATGGTTCTGGGTTCATTCAAGGGGTAATGGTAAAAAACGAAGTAGGTGAAGAAATTTTCGAAAAAGCTAAAGAAATTACCCAAGAATCTTCCATTATCGTTTATGGTACAGTAAAAAGGGAAGAAAGGGCACCAAGTGGTTTTGAGTTAATACTAAAGGATGTTGAATTGGTTCACTTAGCCCCTACATATCCCATTGCCAAAAAAGAACATGGTGTGGATTTCCTAATGGATCATCGCCATCTCTGGCTCCGTTCTCCAAGACAAGTAGCTATTATGAGGGTGAGAAATACCATTGTCAATGCTACCAGGGAATTTTTTGATAAAAATGGTTTTACTTTGATCGATGCTCCTATTTTAACCCCATCTGCCTGTGAAGGAACTACTAACCTATTTGAAACTGAGTATTTTGATACTAAAGCATATCTATCTCAAAGTGGACAATTATACATGGAAGCTGCTGCTATGGCTTTAGGAAAGGTTTATTGTTTTGGACCAACCTTTAGAGCGGAAAAATCAAAAACTAGGAGACATTTAATTGAGTTCTGGATGATTGAACCAGAAATGGCCTATGTTGAATTTGAAGAAAACTTACAAATCCAAGAACAGTTTGTTTCATATATTGTAGAAAAAGTCTTAGAGAAAAACCTAGCAGATCTTAAAGTATTAGATAGAGATATTTCTAAGTTAGAAAATATTAAAGCACCTTTCCCCCGAATTACTTACGATGATGCCATTAAGTTGTTACAGGAAAAAGGTGAAGATATAAAATGGGGCGATGATTTTGGTGCACCCCATGAAACTATTATTGCTGAATCCTTTGATAAACCGGTATTTGTGACCCATTATCCAACTGAAATTAAAGCCTTTTACATGAAACCCCATCCTCAAAGACCAGAAGTGGTATTGGCAGCAGATTTAATTGCACCAGAAGGTTATGGTGAAATTATTGGTGGTAGTGAGAGAATTGCTGACTTAGATCTGTTACTAAAGAGGATTGAAGAACACAATCTCCCTAAAGAAGCCTATCAATGGTACATTGATTTAAGGACTTATGGTTCAGTCCCCCATTCTGGTTTCGGTCTAGGTTTAGAAAGAACTGTAGCCTGGATTTGTGGACTAGATCATGTCAGGGAGACAATACCTTTCCCCAGATTATTAAACAGACTTTATCCATAA